AACAGGTTGCAATCATTTCGCCGCCGCCATGAAAAGGCTGAAGTTTTCTGAGGATATCTTCTTTGCCATAAAGAATTCCGGTTCCCATCGGAGCGTACATTTTGTGTCCGGAAAAGACAAAGAAATCACAGTCCATTTTCTGAACATCGATTTTAAAATGCGGAACCGACTGTGCACCATCAATGACAATCATTGCGTCTGAATTCGCTCTGGTTTTTTTAATGATTTCTTCAATTGGATTTATGACTCCTAAAGCGTTTGAAACCTGGTTTAAAGAAACAATTTTCGTTCTCTCACTTAAATTTTGATCTAAAAAATCGAGTTGAAGAATTCCGTTTTCATCCATTGGAATTACTTTCAATTTCGCGCCTGTTCTTTCACAAAGCATTTGCCAAGGAACAATATTCGAGTGATGTTCGAGATAAGAAATAATAATTTCGTCGTCTTTCTTAATCAAATTCGTTACTGCATAAGCGATGAGGTTGATTCCTTCCGTCGTTCCTTTGGTGAAAATAACTTCAAAATCATTTTTCGCATTAAGAAATTTCTGAACTTTTCTGCGGGAAACTTCCATCTCTTCCGTAGCTAACTGACTCAGAGTATGAATTCCACGATGAACATTGGCGTTGATTTCTTTATAATATTTCTCCCAACTTTGTAAGACAGAAATTGGTTTTTGAGAAGTTGCGCCGTTGTCAAGATAGACCAAAGGTTTACCGTTAACAGTTTGAGTAAGAATAGGAAACTGACTGCGAATATTTTGTAGGTCAAACATAATGCTTATTTAGAATGCTTCAAATTTACGAAATTTTAAATTGAATAGTCTTTATTAGATTATAGATTTAATCACAAGAGATTAGAGAAGAAATATTCAAAATAAATTTTAGCGCATTTTTTATTTAGCAGAAAAGGCACAAAGAATGATGAC
This DNA window, taken from Kaistella carnis, encodes the following:
- a CDS encoding aminotransferase class V-fold PLP-dependent enzyme, which codes for MFDLQNIRSQFPILTQTVNGKPLVYLDNGATSQKPISVLQSWEKYYKEINANVHRGIHTLSQLATEEMEVSRRKVQKFLNAKNDFEVIFTKGTTEGINLIAYAVTNLIKKDDEIIISYLEHHSNIVPWQMLCERTGAKLKVIPMDENGILQLDFLDQNLSERTKIVSLNQVSNALGVINPIEEIIKKTRANSDAMIVIDGAQSVPHFKIDVQKMDCDFFVFSGHKMYAPMGTGILYGKEDILRKLQPFHGGGEMIATCSFEKTTYADLPFKFEAGTPNVGGNIALGAAIDFMEIIGHENIQTHEHALLDYAQKKLLEIDGLRIYGEKANRTGVVSFNLEGIGIASDVGMILDKLGIAVRTGHHCTQPIMEYFNIAGTVRASFAVYNTFEEVDILTEGVKKAQRMLG